From the genome of Acidobacteriota bacterium, one region includes:
- the dnaJ gene encoding molecular chaperone DnaJ encodes MNKRDYYEILEIGREASPDDVKRAYRRMALRHHPDRNPGNAEAEANFKEAAEAYSVLADPEKRSIYDRYGHGGLQNGGWGGFSGFDSTVFEDFEDILGNFFGFSMGDIFGRRGGRSGSRSERGRDLALEIELSLEEAAFGVDKDISLNRAESCVSCDGMGARAGTTASACPTCGGRGQVRMQQGFFSMVRTCSHCRGEGRIITDPCPECRGSGNTRQTKTMSIKIPAGVDDGSRLRLSGEGEAGRRGGGPGDLYAVIRVAKHPFFERENENLYCRLALSFSQAALGAKVEIPTLDGSEVLKVPAGIQAGEVLKIKGKGIPILGGRGRGDVFVKVDVLTPRKLSREEKKLLVRLAEIQGEDLDDVDRRVAEKFKKTVH; translated from the coding sequence ATGAACAAACGCGATTATTATGAAATTCTTGAAATCGGGAGGGAGGCCTCTCCTGACGATGTGAAGAGGGCCTATCGGAGAATGGCCCTTCGTCACCATCCCGACCGGAATCCCGGAAACGCCGAGGCTGAGGCCAATTTCAAGGAGGCGGCCGAAGCCTACAGTGTTCTGGCCGATCCCGAGAAGCGAAGCATCTATGACCGTTACGGACACGGCGGATTACAAAATGGAGGGTGGGGAGGGTTTTCCGGTTTTGATTCCACGGTTTTCGAGGATTTCGAGGATATTCTGGGCAACTTTTTCGGATTTTCCATGGGAGATATTTTCGGCCGCCGCGGGGGGCGGTCCGGATCCCGCTCCGAGCGCGGCCGCGACCTGGCTCTGGAAATCGAATTGAGCCTGGAAGAGGCCGCCTTCGGTGTGGATAAGGACATCTCTCTCAACCGGGCCGAATCCTGTGTCTCATGTGATGGTATGGGGGCCCGGGCCGGCACGACGGCCTCCGCCTGTCCCACTTGCGGCGGCCGAGGGCAGGTTCGTATGCAACAGGGCTTTTTTTCCATGGTTCGGACTTGCTCGCATTGCCGGGGAGAAGGGCGGATTATCACCGATCCCTGTCCGGAATGCCGGGGTTCGGGTAACACACGGCAAACGAAAACCATGTCCATCAAGATTCCGGCCGGTGTGGACGACGGATCCCGGCTGCGCCTGTCCGGAGAGGGAGAGGCGGGGCGGCGCGGCGGAGGTCCGGGGGATCTCTATGCCGTCATCCGTGTCGCGAAACATCCCTTTTTCGAACGGGAAAACGAAAATCTGTATTGCCGCCTTGCCCTGTCGTTTTCTCAGGCCGCCCTGGGGGCCAAAGTGGAGATTCCGACATTGGACGGCTCGGAAGTCCTGAAGGTTCCGGCGGGAATCCAGGCCGGGGAAGTTTTGAAAATCAAAGGCAAGGGCATTCCCATCCTCGGAGGCCGGGGCCGGGGGGATGTCTTTGTCAAGGTGGATGTCCTGACGCCCAGGAAATTGTCCCGGGAAGAAAAAAAGCTTCTCGTCCGGCTGGCCGAAATTCAGGGTGAAGATCTTGATGATGTCGACAGACGCGTCGCCGAAAAGTTCAAAAAGACCGTGCACTGA
- a CDS encoding RsmE family RNA methyltransferase gives MTSNQFFIEHIEDGVSRLHLQGREHHHLFRVARRKAGDVVWLVDSQGRRVRTRVVRTDVRETLLEVLEKTDPDPPVVRVTLAQAMLPNKVMETILQKATEFGVAEYIPVLSDRSLQAVEDRMAGRMDRWKRIAREAVKQSKGFRIPEIHGTISLKRFLEQENKGKKLAFTEKPATLLRDALKPGVPASHDVDTSSISLLIGPEGGWTKQEEDDIITHGFETVSLGPFILRAETAAVAAVVCVMHFRVGN, from the coding sequence TTGACTTCCAACCAGTTTTTTATCGAACACATCGAAGACGGCGTCTCAAGGCTGCACCTTCAGGGCCGCGAACACCATCATCTTTTTCGGGTCGCCCGACGAAAAGCCGGAGATGTCGTCTGGCTGGTCGATTCCCAGGGAAGACGGGTCCGGACCCGGGTGGTCCGGACCGACGTTCGGGAGACGCTGCTCGAGGTTCTGGAAAAAACAGATCCGGATCCGCCCGTCGTCCGAGTGACACTGGCACAAGCCATGCTCCCCAACAAGGTGATGGAGACGATTCTTCAGAAGGCCACGGAGTTCGGTGTGGCCGAATATATCCCGGTCCTGTCGGATCGGTCACTTCAAGCGGTTGAAGACCGGATGGCCGGCCGCATGGATCGCTGGAAGAGAATCGCCCGGGAGGCGGTCAAGCAAAGCAAGGGCTTTCGGATACCGGAGATCCATGGGACGATATCCTTGAAGCGGTTTTTGGAGCAGGAAAATAAGGGGAAGAAACTGGCCTTCACCGAGAAACCCGCGACACTCCTTCGAGACGCCCTGAAGCCGGGAGTCCCGGCTTCCCATGATGTCGACACCTCTTCCATCTCCCTGCTCATCGGTCCCGAGGGGGGCTGGACAAAACAGGAGGAGGACGATATCATCACCCACGGTTTTGAAACGGTGAGCCTGGGGCCGTTTATTCTGCGCGCTGAAACGGCGGCCGTCGCGGCCGTTGTCTGCGTCATGCATTTCCGGGTCGGGAACTGA
- a CDS encoding serine/threonine-protein kinase, which translates to MFLQGQKVGKYEILRSLGSGGFGSVYLARDTWLDIKVAIKVPHKQSLDLFKLLKESRLQAALNHPNIVRMLAAEKEKNTFFMVMEYIRGKTLEKILERDKVLPMDRALAFIRQIAYGIDHAHKNKIVHRDLRPSNILVSEDGTAKITDFGTSAWLNSVPYASTRIGSPPYMAPEQFLGKASYVSDIYSVGCIFYEMIIGQPPIFDPDPFKILEKAQSGSITPPRLKNGRIPREIDAMIMKALSAKIDERYQSASEIIRALCLYKGREPLTSDVDDMLSRIRARERKGPCLCWNCRRPLPHKTRECPYCGETV; encoded by the coding sequence ATGTTTCTTCAGGGACAAAAAGTCGGCAAATACGAAATTCTTCGGTCTCTGGGCAGCGGCGGTTTCGGTTCCGTTTACCTGGCCCGGGACACGTGGCTGGATATCAAAGTCGCCATCAAGGTTCCGCACAAACAATCTCTGGATCTTTTCAAACTTCTGAAGGAATCCCGGCTTCAGGCCGCGCTCAATCATCCCAATATCGTCCGGATGCTGGCCGCGGAAAAGGAAAAAAACACCTTTTTCATGGTGATGGAATATATCCGTGGAAAGACTCTGGAAAAAATCCTGGAAAGGGACAAAGTCCTTCCTATGGATCGGGCCCTGGCCTTCATCCGCCAGATCGCCTACGGCATCGACCATGCCCATAAGAATAAAATCGTTCATCGCGATCTCCGCCCTTCCAATATCCTTGTGTCCGAGGACGGAACGGCCAAAATCACGGACTTCGGCACGTCGGCCTGGCTGAATTCCGTTCCCTACGCCTCAACCCGGATCGGTTCGCCCCCCTACATGGCGCCGGAGCAATTTCTCGGCAAGGCCTCCTACGTTTCCGACATCTACTCCGTGGGGTGCATTTTCTACGAGATGATCATCGGGCAGCCCCCCATATTTGATCCGGATCCCTTCAAAATCCTGGAGAAAGCCCAGTCGGGGTCGATCACGCCGCCGCGGTTGAAAAACGGCCGCATCCCCCGGGAGATCGACGCCATGATCATGAAGGCGCTTTCCGCCAAAATCGATGAACGTTACCAGAGTGCCTCCGAAATCATTCGGGCGCTCTGTCTGTACAAGGGCCGGGAGCCGCTGACATCGGACGTCGATGACATGCTGTCCCGGATCCGGGCCCGTGAACGCAAGGGTCCGTGTCTCTGCTGGAATTGCCG